The Burkholderia cepacia genomic interval AATGCCGCCCATGTCCTTCACGCCGCCGATCGACTTCTGCAGCTTCGCGATTTCGCGTTCGAACAGCAGCGCTTCCTTCTTGCTCATCTTCTCGAGCTCGCCTGCCTCGACCGCCGCCTCCATGTCCTTCAGGCGCTTGATCGATACCTTCAGCGTCTTGAAGTTGGTCATCATGCCGCCGAGCCAGCGTGCGTTGACGTACGGCATGCCCGCACGCTGCGCTTCCTGGGCGATCGTGTCACGCGATTGACGCTTCGTGCCGACGAACAGGATCGTGCCGCGGTTCGCTGCCAGCTGGCGCACGTACTTCTGTGCGTCCGTGAACATCGGCAGCGTCTTTTCGAGGTTGATGATGTGAATCTTGTTGCGGTGACCGAAAATGAACGGAGCCATCTTCGGGTTCCAGAAGCGCGTCTGGTGACCGAAGTGGACACCCGCTTCCAGCATTTGGCGCATCGTAACTGCCATGTAAA includes:
- the rpsB gene encoding 30S ribosomal protein S2: MAVTMRQMLEAGVHFGHQTRFWNPKMAPFIFGHRNKIHIINLEKTLPMFTDAQKYVRQLAANRGTILFVGTKRQSRDTIAQEAQRAGMPYVNARWLGGMMTNFKTLKVSIKRLKDMEAAVEAGELEKMSKKEALLFEREIAKLQKSIGGVKDMGGIPDAIFVVDVGYHKIAVTEANKLGVPVIAVVDTNHSPEGVDYVIPGNDDSSKAVALYAEGVADAILEGRANAVNEVVQAARGDDEYVEENA